The Vibrio sp. NTOU-M3 genomic sequence GCACAAGCAAGCCATGAACGTAATTTGTTGCCATGGTTCGAACTTTTCAAGACGAAGCTGGAGTGGATTCTGTAGCATAGTGACTCGTTGGTTGCAGAAAATACAGCGGAAGTGTACTTGATAACCAGTAAGGAAAAAAGTAAGCCAATGAACTATTTCACACATACCGTTTATATACTGACTGAGCAAAATGAAAAGTACCGGCAGTTACTTGAGCAATCACAGCTTCCAGATCTAAAAATTACTGACTCACCTCACGAAGCAACTATTTTGCTTGCATCGCCGCCATTGGCTGCTCAAAGACTTGCGGACTTCCCTAAACTTCAGTGGCTACAGTCTATCTATGCGGGCGTTGATGCACTTCAAAAGGTCAAAATTAGTCAAAATTGCCAAGTGACAAACGTAAAAGGGATTTTTGGACAGCAAATCGCTGAGTACGTACTGGGGAATAGTATCGCTTTTTATCGTCACTTCAGCACTTATCAACAGCAGCAACAAAACAAACATTGGCAACCTCATAGTTATGAGTCGTTAAATAATAAAGTAATGGTGATACTAGGTACTGGTTCTATCGCTTGCCATCTGGCTAAGGTCGCGCAAGTATTCGGCCTTGAAGTCATCGGCATCAACCGAAGTGGTATCCCTCCAAAAGACTCGCCTTTTTCGCAAGTGTTTCACGTTCAAGAGCTCAAATTGGCATTAAACAATGCCAATATTCTGGTCAACACACTCCCTGCGACTAGTGAAACTCAAGATCTGATTGATATCCGAATACTTAAAGAATGTCAGGATACAGTTTTATTTAATGTTG encodes the following:
- a CDS encoding D-2-hydroxyacid dehydrogenase produces the protein MNYFTHTVYILTEQNEKYRQLLEQSQLPDLKITDSPHEATILLASPPLAAQRLADFPKLQWLQSIYAGVDALQKVKISQNCQVTNVKGIFGQQIAEYVLGNSIAFYRHFSTYQQQQQNKHWQPHSYESLNNKVMVILGTGSIACHLAKVAQVFGLEVIGINRSGIPPKDSPFSQVFHVQELKLALNNANILVNTLPATSETQDLIDIRILKECQDTVLFNVGRGSVLKEQELLHALDIGHIAHAFLDVFRHEPLKPEDVLWNHPNITVTPHIAALSFPEQAFEVFSENYLLWRDGFSLMHNVDLSKGY